One region of Peribacillus simplex genomic DNA includes:
- a CDS encoding SET domain-containing protein, with protein MIEVKTSTLSDGEFNRGVFATQDIKKGELLHEAPVIAYPNEEHVFIEKTLLADYAFEYGINHTAMLLGYGMLFNHSYTPNATYDINFKNHTFDFFAYTDIKAGEEILINYNGEVDNEDPLWFNKEDNGEDEAE; from the coding sequence ATGATTGAAGTTAAAACTTCCACACTCAGTGATGGTGAGTTCAATAGAGGCGTATTCGCAACACAAGACATTAAAAAAGGTGAGCTTTTGCATGAAGCACCTGTCATTGCTTACCCAAACGAGGAGCATGTTTTCATAGAGAAAACATTGCTTGCTGATTATGCATTTGAATATGGAATTAACCATACTGCCATGCTTTTAGGCTATGGCATGCTGTTTAATCACTCTTATACACCAAATGCTACGTACGACATCAACTTTAAGAATCATACATTTGATTTCTTTGCTTACACTGACATAAAGGCAGGAGAAGAAATCCTGATTAATTATAATGGTGAAGTCGATAATGAGGATCCGCTTTGGTTCAATAAAGAAGATAATGGTGAAGATGAAGCTGAATGA
- the nagZ gene encoding beta-N-acetylhexosaminidase, with protein sequence MKKKNIYLGLAFIAILSFFTVLFIQLNMDANSKEGKGKDFDANTDNHEKIEKMLEKMTLEEKIGQLMIVGFNGTEKNSEITELIEQKHIGGVIYFDRNMKSPEQVAKLSNSLQQTADQSLHPLPLMVAVDQEGGDTIRMRERVSPLPAQKDLGKNASAEDMYKVAKLNGKELGSMGININFAPVLDLSKTDERSFGKDPEKVYQYGKKAIQGLNDVSITGALKHFPGNGRSEIDPHVETSSVETNQLDLENSDIYPFKQIISEMDNQKFFVMVTHIKYPAYDKEKPASLSKVIIEDLLRGKLKYEGLVVTDDLEMGAVNKYFSYEEMGKQAILAGADLLLVCHEYSHEIEVYNGLLEAVKAGEVPIDRINESVKRVLTYKFYTMKQTKADPDQAEKVVKSPESIKYIESLNLDK encoded by the coding sequence ATGAAGAAAAAAAATATATATTTGGGTCTGGCCTTTATCGCAATCCTCTCTTTTTTTACAGTGTTGTTCATTCAGTTGAATATGGATGCGAATTCTAAAGAGGGTAAAGGGAAAGACTTCGATGCCAACACGGATAACCATGAGAAAATAGAAAAAATGCTCGAAAAAATGACGCTTGAAGAGAAAATCGGACAGCTTATGATCGTCGGTTTCAACGGAACTGAAAAAAACAGTGAAATTACGGAGCTTATCGAACAAAAACATATAGGGGGCGTCATTTATTTTGACCGCAATATGAAATCGCCTGAACAAGTGGCTAAGTTATCCAATTCGCTGCAGCAAACAGCTGATCAAAGCTTACATCCGCTTCCGCTCATGGTGGCCGTCGATCAGGAAGGCGGGGACACAATCCGGATGAGGGAACGGGTATCGCCACTCCCGGCGCAAAAGGATCTTGGGAAAAATGCATCTGCCGAAGACATGTACAAGGTGGCAAAATTGAATGGGAAAGAACTTGGTTCAATGGGGATTAACATAAATTTCGCCCCTGTTCTTGATCTATCGAAAACGGATGAGCGTTCATTTGGAAAAGATCCGGAAAAGGTCTATCAATACGGAAAGAAAGCCATTCAAGGCTTGAATGATGTATCCATAACTGGTGCATTGAAGCACTTTCCAGGAAACGGACGCAGCGAAATTGATCCGCATGTCGAAACATCGTCAGTGGAAACAAACCAACTTGATCTAGAAAACTCGGATATTTATCCTTTCAAGCAAATCATAAGTGAAATGGATAACCAAAAGTTTTTCGTGATGGTGACCCACATTAAATATCCAGCCTATGATAAAGAAAAGCCTGCAAGCCTTTCTAAAGTCATCATAGAAGACCTGCTTCGAGGGAAACTTAAGTATGAAGGGCTTGTGGTCACGGACGATTTGGAAATGGGAGCTGTGAACAAGTATTTCTCTTATGAAGAGATGGGGAAGCAAGCAATCCTTGCAGGAGCTGATTTATTACTTGTCTGTCATGAATACTCCCATGAAATTGAGGTATATAACGGATTACTCGAAGCTGTAAAAGCAGGAGAAGTTCCAATAGATAGAATTAACGAGTCAGTGAAAAGAGTGTTGACATATAAATTCTACACTATGAAGCAAACGAAGGCAGACCCGGATCAAGCTGAAAAAGTGGTGAAAAGCCCTGAAAGCATAAAGTATATTGAAAGTCTGAATTTGGATAAATAA